The following coding sequences lie in one Eleginops maclovinus isolate JMC-PN-2008 ecotype Puerto Natales chromosome 21, JC_Emac_rtc_rv5, whole genome shotgun sequence genomic window:
- the mcur1 gene encoding mitochondrial calcium uniporter regulator 1, protein MVLKRCHSRLNHGVNHPEKWYDLFLNHDRVTSSVTATISSNMSSLTAAKTPPCVRCIITQPFRSSEKPVWRGGHTGHKIGHLSAGTHMTTRGLSTSITALQYLSRTVPKSEGGKLLFDTHAVVRLFEENGFTTEQAEVMVKVLVKMTTSNMDVIYSDMVTKVQQEIMLQRVMSQIASVKKDMIILEKSEFSTLLAENEKVRNQLLHIKIQLADVMNKVRSDTIIDMNLEKSRAKELKIENEKMLLETRTEIMEMTAEQDRHLTQTNMKIDTEVAGLKTMLESHKLDTIKYLAGSVFTCLTVVLGFYRIWM, encoded by the exons ATGGTGCTTAAACGATGTCATTCGAGACTCAATCACGGTGTTAACCACCCAGAAAAGTGGtatgacctttttttaaatcatgacaGAGTTACCAGTTCTGTGACAGCGACCATTTCGTCAAACATGTCTAGTTTGACAGCCGCCAAAACCCCACCGTGTGTCCGGTGTATCATCACTCAACCTTTTAGGAGCTCCGAGAAGCCGGTATGGAGAGGGGGACACACGGGGCACAAGATTGGACATCTTTCTGCAGGGACACACATGACTACGAGAG GGCTGAGTACGTCCATCACAGCTCTCCAGTATTTAAGTCGAACTGTACCAAAGTCTGAAGGTGGGAAGCTGCTTTTTGACACCCATGCAGTGGTACGACTCTTTGAGGAAAATG GCTTTACAACTGAGCAAGCTGAGGTGATGGTCAAAGTACTGGTGAAGATGACAACTTCTAACATGGATGTCATTTATAGTGACATGGTAACCAAAGTGCAGCAG GAGATCATGTTGCAGCGTGTGATGTCTCAAATAGCATCTGTAAAGAAGGACATGATAATCCTAGAGAAGAGTGAGTTCTCCACGTTACTGGCAGAAAATGAG AAAGTCAGGAACCAGTTATTGCACATCAAGATCCAACTGGCT GATGTCATGAATAAAGTGCGCTCAGACACAATTATCGACATGAATTTGGAGAAAAGTCGTGCAAAAGAATTG AAAATAGAGAATGAGAAGATGCTTCTAGAAACACGGACAGAGATAATGGAAATG ACTGCAGAGCAAGACCGCCATTTAACTCAGACCAACATGAAAATAGACACTGAAGTGGCCGGGTTGAAAACAATGTTAGAATCTCATAAACTGGATACTATAAAATACCTTGCAG GTTCAGTCTTCACCTGTCTTACTGTGGTCCTGGGATTCTATCGTATTTGGATGTAA
- the rps20 gene encoding 40S ribosomal protein S20: protein MAFKDTGKAPVETEVAIHRIRITLTSRNVKSLEKVCADLIRGAKEKSLKVKGPVRMPTKTLRITTRKTPCGEGSKTWDRFQMRIHKRLIDLHSPSEIVKQITSISIEPGVEVEVTIADA, encoded by the exons ATG GCTTTCAAGGACACTGGCAAGGCACCTGTTGAGACTGAGGTTGCCATCCACCGCATCCGCATCACCCTCACCAGCCGCAATGTGAAATCTCTGGAGAAAG TCTGCGCAGACTTGATCCGTGGGGCTAAGGAGAAGAGCCTGAAGGTGAAGGGACCAGTCCGCATGCCAACCAAG ACTCTGCGCATCACCACCAGGAAAACTCCCTGTGGTGAGGGATCCAAAACCTGGGATCGCTTCCAGATGAGGATCCACAAGCGCCTGATTGATCTGCACAGTCCATCTGAAATCGTCAAGCAGATCACCTCCATCAGCATCGAACCTGGCGTAGAGGTTGAAGTGACCATCGCTGATGCATAA
- the rgs9bp gene encoding regulator of G-protein signaling 9-binding protein: MPLINNKVGDDCTVGTDKGLVDGKALVDSLIKVVACYRILATCVGGCTDSLELRDELRQTREKAQSLAMAIRSHLTSHLRNKSLPEEQRKEMEILWVGFSSSLELLHVDMCKVFNMGDIFSLSKKETWVQNGLQGGGSEVAARALSLPELNQPQSTSLPAEFESHERSTMEKDISQLDHMIDDMEMKVNVLRWMVEPNGPQYADPLSSTDTASLLSVDQEQPGPQPLYQRRKFFLLLLLVAVLLVVATLSVCIVFFS; the protein is encoded by the exons ATGCCACTTATAAATAACAAAGTAGGCGATGATTGCACAGTTGGCACAGATAAGGGTTTGGTTGATGGAAAGGCTCTGGTGGATTCTTTAATAAAG GTTGTAGCATGTTACCGCATTTTGGCCACATGTGTTGGTGGTTGCACAGACAGCTTGGAGCTGCGGGATGAGTTGCGACAAACACGAGAAAAGGCCCAAAGTTTGGCGATGGCCATCCGTAGTCATCTGACCTCACATCTCCGAAACAAGAGCCTGCCTGAGGAGCAACGTAAGGAGATGGAGATCCTTTGGGTGGGCTTCTCCTCCAGCCTAGAGCTCCTCCATGTTGACATGTGCAAAGTTTTCAACATGGGTGACATCTTCTCTCTGTCCAAAAAGGAGACATGGGTGCAAAATGGCCTTCAAG GAGGAGGCAGTGAAGTAGCAGCCCGGGCGCTCAGTCTGCCAGAGCTGAACCAACCTCAGAGCACATCCCTTCCTGCTGAGTTCGAGAGCCATGAGCGCAGCACCATGGAGAAGGATATCAGCCAACTTGACCATATGATCGATGACATGGAGATGAAAGTCAACGTCTTGCGCTGGATGGTGGAGCCCAATGGGCCACAGTATGCAGACCCACTAAGCAGCACGGATACCGCCTCCCTGCTCTCAGTTGATCAGGAGCAACCTGGACCCCAGCCTCTATACCAGCGCAGAAAATTCTTTTTGCTCTTATTGCTGGTTGCTGTTCTTTTGGTGGTAGCTACTTTAtctgtttgtattgtttttttctcatga
- the zgc:56231 gene encoding kinesin-like protein KIF20A, producing the protein MSMINLTNEDSDDMQTVDMDRTCDASTLSQQTDLPGGAAQQTMRVYLRVRPFSKEELSDKEDQDCVEIENSQTVTLNAPKGSATMKSSEKGIGMSLHKFSFSQIFGPEIMQSEVFEATVKSQMTDFLDGKNALIFSYGVTNAGKTYTIQGTLKQPGILPRVLDATFQYIGANLYEGMDLKPYLRNDAQYLDSDQVKQESSAKADIFASVKEECDRLRVSGLDSCSSTRPSSSSLSYNQTELASNPTEAASSQFALWVAFFEIYNECVYDLLQPSLCSKSKKRASLRVCDDGAGNAYVKDLRWINIHTLGEASKVLQFGNKNRSAAATKMNQSSSRSHSIFTMKLLKIDDRTVTRISEFSLCDLAGSERCNKTKTFGERLKEAGNINNSLLILGKCMTALRNNQADGMKNSYIPFRESKLTKLFQAVFCGKGKASMIVNINQCASTYDETLHVMKFSAVAKQVVQVIRDKPLKSLAPCLVGRDGKPLVKNGVIDTQALESFLSENELLDEEDEADVSLLSQNELANMIESLQTKLVAERKKNLVHEIEIRKEMGDAMQQLIMESEELRNRQVEELKEGFQEKLENTFEMYKDAIKKHAYQSAMNNLEDNYVPVDDFIAEQDKVETLKQKVSELECLTSSIRGLCAVPTVDQSCQTQPYKSTEAAVDDQRKRLYREKCAIESICEDKQQLIISLEKRLKDLTGTLQKVRDGFLEKSCELDDLQRKSNDQRKSMEEILRQNVEKGREIASLKAELAKFSQKSSVFLKPKHGLLANIREAVTSPRKSSTGRLLRKTVSTPQY; encoded by the exons ATGAGTATGATTAATTTAACCAATGAAGACAGCGATGATATGCAAACTGTTGACATGGACAGGACTTGTGATGCTTCAACTTTATCCCAGCAG ACTGATCTGCCAGGTGGTGCTGCGCAGCAGACCATGAGAGTTTACCTCAGAGTCAGACCTTTCTCTAAAGAGGAACTCTCTGACAAGGAGGATCAG GACTGTGTAGAGATTGAAAACAGCCAGACTGTGACCCTGAATGCACCAAAGGGTTCTGCCACAATGAAGAGCAGTGAAAAGGGCATTGGCATGTCACTCCACAAATTCTCCTTCTCACAG ATTTTTGGGCCAGAAATTATGCAGTCTGAGGTATTTGAGGCCACAGTCAAAAGCCAGATGACTGATTTCTTGGATGGGAAGAATGCACTGATATTCAGCTATGGAGTAACCAACGCTGGGAAAACCTACACAATCCAAG gaACTCTTAAACAGCCCGGAATACTCCCTCGGGTGTTGGATGCCACCTTTCAATACATAGGAGCCAATCTGTATGAGGGAATGGACCTTAAACCCTACCTCAGGAATGATGCCCAATATCTGGACTCTGACCAAGTCAAGCAGGAGAGCAGTGCTAAAGCGGACATTTTTGCTTCAGTCAAAGAA GAGTGTGAccgtctcagagtcagtggttTAGACTCCTGTTCAAGTACTCgtccatcatcctcctctttgtcCTACAATCAAACTG AGTTGGCAAGCAACCCGACAGAAGCGGCCAGCAGCCAGTTTGCTTTATGGGTGGCATTCTTTGAAATCtacaatgagtgtgtgtatgatcTGCTTCAACCTTCCCTTTGCTCCAAGTCCAAGAAACGCGCTTCTCTTCGAGTGTGCGACGATGGTGCTGGAAATGCTTACGTTAAAG atCTCAGGTGGATAAACATCCACACTCTGGGTGAAGCTTCCAAAGTACTGCAgtttggaaacaaaaacagaagtgcTGCAGCCACAAAGATGAACCAGTCATCCAGTAGAAG CCACAGCATATTTACCATGAAGCTACTGAAGATCGATGACCGTACAGTTACAAGGATCTCAGA GTTTTCTCTGTGTGACCTGGCTGGCTCTGAAAGATGCAACAAAACCAAAACTTTTGGCGAGAGGCTGAAGGAGGCAGGGAACATAAACAACTCCCTGCTTATTCTGGGAAAGTGCATGACTGCTCTACGCAACAATCAGGCTGATGG AATGAAGAACAGCTACATTCCTTTCAGAGAGAGTAAGCTAACCAAGCTATTCCAGGCTGTGTTCTGCGGCAAAGGAAAAGCATCCATGATCGTGAACATTAACCAGTGTGCTTCCACCTACGATGAGACTCTCCATGTTATGAAATTCTCTGCTGTTGCCAAACAG GTGGTGCAGGTTATCCGAGACAAGCCTCTGAAATCTCTTGCACCTTGTTTGGTTGGTCGTGATGGCAAGCCCCTGGTGAAGAATGGGGTGATAGACACCCAGGCCCTGGAGAGCTTCCTGTCTGAGAATGAGCTGCTGGATGAGGAAGACGAGGCAGATGTGTCTTTGCTGTCACAGAAT GAGCTTGCAAACATGATTGAGAGCCTGCAAACAAAACTAGTGGCAGAacgaaaaaaaaaccttgttcATGAAATTGAAATCCGAAAGGAAATGGGAGATGCTATGCAACAGCTGATCATGGAGAGTGAGGAACTACGGAA TCGACAGGTAGAAGAGCTGAAGGAGGGCTTTCAAGAAAAGCTGGAGAACACTTTTGAGATGTACAAGGATGCTATCAAAAAGCACGCCTACCAGAGTGCTATGAACAATCTGGAAGATAACTACGTACCTGTTGATGATTTCATTGCTGAACAGGATAAAGTAGAG ACCCTGAAGCAAAAGGTTTCTGAGTTGGAGTGCTTAACGTCCAGTATCAGAGGATTGTGTGCAGTTCCAACAGTGGATCAGTCGTGCCAGACTCAACCGTATAAATCAACAGAAGCAGCAG TGGACGATCAACGCAAACGTCTCTACAGAGAAAAATGTGCCATTGAGAGCATTTGTGAGGATAAACAACAG TTGATAATTTCCCTAGAGAAAAGGCTGAAGGATCTCACTGGAACACTTCAGAAGGTCAGAGATGGCTTCCTGGAGAAATCGTGTGAATTGGATGATTTACAGAGAAAGTCTAATGATCAG aGAAAATCAATGGAGGAAATCCTACGTCAGAATGTTGAAAAGGGTCGGGAGATTGCCTCACTGAAGGCAGAACTGGCGAAGTTTTCCCAGAAGTCCTCTGTGTTTCTCAAACCGAAGCATGGCCTGCTCGCCAACATCAGGGAGGCTGTGACTTCTCCACGGAAGAGTTCAACTGGCCGACTGCTGAGAAAAACAGTTAGCACTCCACAGTACTAA